One genomic region from Kineobactrum salinum encodes:
- a CDS encoding transposase, giving the protein MSANSKLPVPGQDHDPEGRKNRGLISLMRRHEWRLSHQQRDNLSTYLNAFPVLNALYEAKQRLNRLLLLKTLTRKRAERALPKLLRLIKQLHASPLHRLANTLTSWLEPVTAMWRFSKSNGVTEGFHNKMEMMSRRAYGFRNFENYRLRVLTSSLWVPPPRW; this is encoded by the coding sequence CTGAGCGCCAATTCAAAACTACCAGTACCGGGGCAGGACCACGATCCCGAGGGCCGCAAGAACCGCGGCCTGATTAGCCTGATGCGCCGTCATGAATGGCGCCTGTCGCACCAGCAGCGCGACAACCTCAGCACGTACCTCAACGCATTCCCGGTGCTAAACGCCCTGTACGAAGCCAAGCAGCGCCTGAATCGGTTGCTACTCCTGAAAACCTTGACCCGGAAACGGGCTGAAAGAGCACTGCCCAAGCTACTCAGATTGATCAAACAGCTTCACGCCAGTCCGCTTCACCGGCTGGCGAATACCCTCACATCCTGGTTGGAGCCCGTCACCGCCATGTGGCGATTCTCGAAGAGCAATGGGGTCACTGAGGGCTTCCACAACAAGATGGAAATGATGTCCAGGAGAGCGTATGGGTTCAGAAACTTTGAAAATTACCGACTGAGGGTCTTAACCTCTTCATTGTGGGTTCCTCCTCCTCGCTGGTGA
- a CDS encoding gamma-glutamyltransferase yields the protein MKRRSFLGAAALTAAAPLYANTLLRGEWRPLSDRARRDLIEQAEFESTKQGVSGTGGVAVSTHPLATRAAIEALKSGGNAVDGLCAAALAQTVVEPHMTTITGVFSMLYHEASTGKSYYINGTNARP from the coding sequence ATGAAAAGGCGAAGCTTTCTCGGTGCCGCGGCACTGACCGCGGCCGCTCCTCTTTATGCCAATACACTGCTCCGTGGAGAGTGGCGCCCACTCAGTGACCGGGCGCGCCGCGACCTTATAGAGCAGGCCGAATTTGAGTCCACCAAACAGGGCGTCTCGGGTACCGGCGGTGTGGCGGTGAGCACTCATCCCCTGGCGACCCGGGCAGCTATTGAAGCGCTGAAGTCGGGGGGCAACGCGGTAGACGGTCTCTGTGCCGCGGCGCTGGCGCAGACAGTGGTTGAGCCACATATGACGACGATCACCGGTGTGTTTTCCATGTTGTATCATGAAGCCTCGACGGGAAAAAGTTACTACATCAACGGCACCAATGCCCGCCCCTGA
- a CDS encoding DUF885 domain-containing protein has protein sequence MTRYYPLMLLAVTLAVTACTPPEGDRSRQGEASSPVETERHPEPDTSVAAEKLQAISDEYVGYVVNTNPYLKLISGERVTALPDQTLNTARRRVAVLRDLLERLRNVDRNALPYNDSLTHDILRRELTMAIEGLDHFWLGFNVTPYQAGYTFSTLLPVALGNAALEDAGDVAAYLALVEDVGRFVNDQQQRLEQQAQRGIRLPKPALPGVRNVFHGLRRDLPQLVAVAPDRMTALDDTLRRELTDRIPSLLESRLFPAIDKLLGYLGADYEEQAPESVGLGQYPGGAAAYAFAIRRETTLDLDPEAIHQHGLDYLEKIQDEMAAIRNELGFEGTAAAFHQQMGADPQFLARTPRQVEQRYQSYIDRIEPHILDYFSTLPEAPYGVRRLDPAAEAGMTFGYYQAPSPGNPMGLYRYNGSNLESRPMVWTGALIYHELIPGHHFHIASQRENEDLSEFRKLTGLIYAAFTEGWANYAASLSLEMGIMDDPYDRYGWLLFNSFISSRLVLDTGMNHFGWSLQQARQFMLDNTFSSEEEVNTETLRYSTDLPAQALAYKLGYEKFRAIREAAETRMGQEFDIREFHTAILDYGAMPLPGLEQHVKTVLNK, from the coding sequence ATGACCAGATATTATCCCCTGATGCTGCTTGCCGTAACGCTCGCAGTCACCGCCTGCACCCCTCCGGAAGGTGACAGATCCCGACAGGGCGAGGCCTCGTCTCCCGTAGAAACCGAACGACATCCGGAGCCGGATACCTCCGTAGCGGCAGAGAAACTGCAGGCGATCAGCGATGAGTATGTCGGGTATGTTGTCAACACTAACCCCTATCTCAAATTGATATCCGGCGAGCGGGTGACCGCCCTCCCCGATCAGACACTGAACACAGCCCGGCGCAGGGTCGCGGTATTGCGAGACCTGCTTGAGCGATTGCGGAATGTGGATCGCAACGCCCTGCCCTACAACGACAGCCTGACTCACGACATACTGAGACGCGAGTTGACGATGGCAATAGAGGGACTGGACCACTTCTGGCTGGGCTTCAATGTCACCCCGTACCAGGCCGGATATACCTTCAGCACACTGCTTCCCGTGGCACTGGGCAACGCTGCGCTTGAGGATGCCGGGGACGTCGCGGCCTATCTGGCTCTAGTGGAGGATGTGGGCCGCTTCGTGAATGATCAGCAACAGCGGCTCGAGCAACAGGCACAGCGGGGTATTCGTCTACCAAAGCCGGCATTGCCCGGTGTGCGGAACGTATTTCACGGTCTGCGCCGGGATCTACCGCAACTGGTAGCGGTTGCCCCCGACCGGATGACGGCGCTGGACGATACATTGCGCCGCGAACTGACCGACCGGATTCCCTCGCTACTCGAAAGCAGGCTTTTTCCCGCTATCGATAAGCTGCTGGGCTATCTGGGGGCCGACTACGAAGAGCAAGCGCCGGAGTCGGTAGGCCTGGGACAATACCCAGGCGGAGCCGCGGCCTATGCATTCGCCATCCGCCGGGAAACCACCCTGGATCTTGATCCGGAGGCAATTCATCAACACGGCCTGGACTATCTTGAGAAAATTCAGGACGAGATGGCCGCTATCCGCAATGAACTCGGCTTCGAAGGCACCGCCGCGGCGTTTCACCAGCAGATGGGGGCAGACCCGCAGTTTCTTGCCCGAACTCCACGGCAAGTCGAGCAGCGCTACCAGTCCTACATAGACCGTATCGAGCCTCATATTCTAGATTATTTCTCAACGCTGCCAGAGGCACCCTACGGGGTCAGGCGGCTGGACCCGGCAGCGGAGGCCGGCATGACCTTCGGTTATTACCAGGCGCCGTCACCCGGCAATCCGATGGGGCTCTACCGCTACAACGGGTCAAATCTGGAAAGCCGGCCCATGGTGTGGACAGGAGCCCTGATCTACCACGAACTCATTCCGGGGCACCACTTCCATATCGCCTCCCAGCGCGAAAACGAGGACTTGTCTGAGTTTCGCAAGCTGACCGGTCTGATCTACGCCGCGTTCACCGAGGGCTGGGCCAACTACGCCGCCAGCCTGTCGCTCGAGATGGGCATAATGGATGACCCCTATGACCGTTACGGCTGGCTGCTCTTCAACAGTTTCATTTCCTCCCGCCTGGTGCTGGATACCGGCATGAATCATTTCGGCTGGTCCCTGCAGCAGGCGCGCCAGTTCATGCTCGATAACACGTTCTCCAGCGAGGAAGAAGTGAACACCGAGACCCTGCGCTACTCCACAGACCTGCCAGCGCAGGCATTGGCCTACAAACTGGGCTACGAAAAATTCCGCGCCATCCGCGAAGCTGCCGAGACACGCATGGGTCAGGAATTCGATATACGCGAATTCCATACCGCGATACTGGATTATGGTGCCATGCCCCTCCCTGGGCTGGAGCAGCACGTGAAGACTGTTTTGAACAAATAG
- a CDS encoding S9 family peptidase — MTIVPRLWKVTVFLAILLPSAALTRAQADQGDFGIKPEDYKMAERLLEGNLKGLVKNDRVVPHWLGNEGGFWYRRDTEQGQEYVVVDPAKVQRRPAFDHKALADALADVFKKPVDPGNLGLKSVALNDALTSLKAVVGDKSVTCNLQTMDCKSERLRHPPEGALVSNTGQYFLRSEDNNLVLESAGSGESRPLTDDGEPYRAWGKLPDTSLMTIQIKKHDLALPPWGVQFSPNDRYLVASLTDERAVEVNPYVEWVPTDDTLRPILHEVRQPFSGDVGIPETRLFVFDLQTGARTQIDVPDGYNAGGMEGNVLGWSAGRAQAFILLQTLGSKNLALLRVDLNSGGSKIIIEEQARTRAQSNSAQYNRSNIRIVDDGEDVIWYSDRSGWGHLYLYDAQTGRLKNRITSGDWLVQDIHALDEKQREIYFTGGGREKGRDPYFRHLYRASLDDGNVTLLTPPDADHHFPPDPVLTMTVLYGMRPAAPLIQPDANLFIDTWSRVDEPPVAVLRSSRDGQVIMPLETADASALYATGWQAPVRQAVTAADGETDIYTVYFPPNRELPGGRHPVVDAVYGGPQISVAPRNFSEAYMGTLAIRATHALAALGFAVVTTDGRGTPLRSNAFRDAGYTEFTRVGIEDHVAAIKQLAERHPEIDTDRAGIYGWSWGGTFTAQALMERPDFYHVGVSGAGVYDYAALYPGFEQSVGVPAYADGGTKRSSPDEKPVNWEMLDITAMADSLSGHLLIVYGDMDENVPQSQAFRLVDALIDANKPFDLLYLPNRTHGASQEGYVLRRHFDYFVEHLLGIDPPADVAIDMKSLR, encoded by the coding sequence ATGACTATCGTACCGAGGCTGTGGAAAGTCACCGTATTTCTTGCCATTCTATTACCGTCCGCCGCCCTGACCCGAGCGCAAGCAGACCAGGGTGACTTCGGCATCAAGCCCGAAGACTATAAAATGGCAGAGCGTTTGCTCGAGGGCAATCTGAAAGGACTGGTAAAGAACGACCGGGTGGTGCCGCACTGGCTGGGAAATGAAGGTGGATTCTGGTATCGGCGGGATACGGAACAAGGGCAGGAATACGTCGTGGTCGACCCGGCAAAAGTGCAGCGTCGGCCTGCGTTTGATCACAAGGCACTTGCCGATGCCCTGGCTGATGTATTCAAAAAGCCGGTAGATCCCGGGAATCTCGGTCTCAAATCCGTAGCGCTGAATGACGCGCTGACCTCCCTCAAAGCGGTGGTGGGCGACAAGTCCGTGACCTGCAATCTACAGACGATGGATTGTAAGTCGGAAAGACTCCGGCATCCTCCCGAAGGCGCATTGGTGTCAAACACCGGCCAATACTTCCTGCGAAGCGAGGACAACAATCTTGTCCTGGAGTCTGCGGGTTCCGGAGAGAGCAGGCCCCTGACCGACGACGGTGAACCCTACCGGGCCTGGGGCAAACTGCCGGACACGTCCCTGATGACTATCCAGATCAAGAAGCACGACCTGGCGCTTCCGCCCTGGGGCGTGCAGTTTTCACCGAATGACCGCTATCTGGTCGCTTCCCTGACGGACGAGCGAGCAGTGGAAGTCAACCCCTATGTCGAATGGGTACCCACGGACGATACATTGCGCCCCATACTGCACGAGGTACGTCAACCCTTCTCCGGTGACGTGGGGATACCCGAAACGCGCCTCTTTGTCTTCGATCTGCAGACAGGAGCACGCACGCAGATCGACGTTCCCGACGGCTACAACGCAGGGGGTATGGAGGGCAACGTGCTGGGCTGGAGCGCCGGGAGGGCGCAGGCATTCATATTGTTGCAGACTCTCGGCAGCAAGAACCTCGCACTGCTGCGTGTGGATCTGAATTCCGGCGGCTCAAAAATCATAATCGAGGAGCAGGCCAGGACACGGGCACAAAGCAACAGCGCACAATACAACCGGTCCAATATCCGCATTGTCGATGATGGTGAGGACGTAATCTGGTATTCAGATCGAAGCGGCTGGGGACATTTGTATCTGTATGACGCACAGACCGGTCGCCTGAAAAACAGGATTACCTCTGGTGACTGGTTGGTCCAGGACATACATGCACTGGATGAAAAGCAGCGCGAGATCTACTTTACAGGTGGCGGGCGCGAAAAGGGCCGCGACCCCTATTTCAGGCACCTCTACCGGGCGTCCCTGGATGACGGGAATGTTACTTTGCTGACACCTCCCGATGCCGACCACCATTTCCCCCCGGACCCGGTATTAACCATGACGGTGTTGTACGGCATGCGGCCCGCAGCGCCACTGATACAACCCGACGCGAACCTTTTTATCGATACCTGGTCCCGGGTTGATGAGCCCCCCGTAGCGGTTCTGCGTTCCAGCCGTGACGGGCAGGTAATCATGCCTCTGGAAACCGCCGATGCCAGTGCCCTGTACGCCACAGGCTGGCAAGCCCCTGTGCGACAGGCGGTCACAGCGGCGGACGGTGAAACTGATATCTATACTGTCTATTTTCCTCCCAATCGTGAATTGCCTGGAGGCCGACACCCGGTGGTCGACGCGGTCTACGGCGGACCCCAGATATCGGTGGCGCCGCGCAATTTCTCCGAGGCCTACATGGGGACTCTCGCGATCCGCGCCACGCATGCATTGGCAGCTCTGGGATTTGCCGTCGTGACCACGGATGGACGAGGTACGCCACTGCGTTCCAATGCGTTTCGTGACGCCGGGTACACGGAGTTTACCCGGGTCGGTATTGAGGATCATGTGGCGGCGATCAAGCAACTCGCTGAACGGCACCCCGAAATTGACACAGACCGGGCAGGCATTTACGGCTGGTCTTGGGGCGGCACATTCACCGCCCAGGCCCTGATGGAGCGGCCGGATTTCTACCACGTGGGCGTCTCCGGTGCCGGTGTCTACGACTATGCCGCACTCTACCCCGGTTTTGAGCAATCCGTCGGCGTCCCGGCATACGCGGATGGCGGGACAAAGCGTTCCAGCCCGGACGAAAAGCCGGTCAATTGGGAGATGCTGGATATTACTGCCATGGCAGACAGTCTCAGCGGGCACCTGTTGATTGTCTATGGTGACATGGACGAAAACGTACCCCAGAGCCAGGCGTTCCGGCTGGTGGATGCCCTTATAGACGCCAACAAACCTTTTGACCTGCTGTATCTCCCCAATCGCACTCACGGGGCCTCGCAGGAGGGATATGTGCTGCGCCGGCATTTCGATTACTTTGTGGAGCACCTGCTCGGTATCGATCCGCCTGCCGATGTGGCAATAGACATGAAATCGCTGCGCTAA
- a CDS encoding metal-dependent hydrolase family protein, with protein sequence MMHRTKTTGLATALCIAITALGANATTYQEIRCGTLLDVEQEKTLTDQRILVRDDVIAEIGKSVSSPEGTAVIDLSDRVCMPGLMDMHTHLFIDTTGVTLDQSAPTRSSAFNTIKGLQNLKVLLDSGFTTVRVPGDFDYYYAGIELRDAIARGELRGPRMLVAPHAISPLGGHGDLNTYAPDLPHPVMGPMIADGEEAIRRAVRKEIKHGADWIKVMATGGVMSQRDDPEVSAYTKDEFRAFAEEAHRHNRKITAHAHGDAGIRAAVEAGFDSIEHATLAEPETARLMAKKGTYYVPTLYVVDWILEQGQSGGISADNLKKARLVARKHAGSVKLAYDAGVKMVVGSDPIFPMEQAVREFNAMAKRIPDNWYVLKAGTISAAEMLGLQESIGSLTEGKQADIVAAPENPIDDMSHIESVNFVMKGGVVIRNN encoded by the coding sequence ATGATGCACCGGACGAAAACCACAGGGCTCGCCACGGCCCTGTGTATCGCGATTACTGCCCTGGGCGCCAACGCCACGACCTACCAGGAGATACGCTGCGGCACGTTGCTGGATGTCGAGCAGGAAAAGACACTGACTGACCAGCGCATCCTGGTCAGGGATGACGTGATCGCGGAAATTGGCAAAAGCGTTTCCAGTCCTGAGGGAACGGCTGTCATCGATCTTTCAGACCGTGTGTGCATGCCCGGATTGATGGACATGCATACCCATCTGTTCATCGATACCACCGGGGTAACACTGGACCAGTCGGCTCCGACCCGCTCCAGTGCATTCAATACGATCAAGGGGCTGCAGAATCTGAAAGTGCTGCTGGACAGCGGGTTTACCACCGTAAGAGTACCCGGGGACTTCGATTACTACTACGCTGGTATCGAACTGAGGGATGCCATCGCACGCGGGGAGCTTCGCGGGCCACGCATGCTGGTTGCCCCCCATGCCATTTCTCCTCTGGGCGGGCACGGTGATCTCAATACTTATGCCCCTGACCTGCCCCATCCGGTCATGGGACCAATGATCGCGGACGGGGAAGAGGCGATCCGCCGCGCAGTGCGCAAGGAGATCAAGCACGGCGCCGACTGGATCAAGGTGATGGCGACCGGCGGCGTGATGTCGCAGCGCGATGATCCCGAAGTGTCCGCCTACACCAAAGATGAATTTCGCGCCTTCGCCGAGGAAGCCCACCGTCACAACAGGAAAATCACTGCCCATGCCCACGGTGATGCGGGCATACGCGCCGCCGTCGAGGCCGGTTTCGACTCCATCGAGCATGCCACTCTGGCGGAGCCGGAAACCGCGAGGCTGATGGCGAAGAAGGGTACGTACTACGTACCGACATTGTACGTGGTTGACTGGATTCTCGAACAGGGGCAAAGCGGCGGCATCTCCGCCGACAACCTCAAGAAGGCGAGATTGGTCGCGCGCAAACATGCCGGGTCGGTAAAGCTGGCTTACGACGCGGGAGTGAAAATGGTCGTCGGATCAGACCCTATTTTCCCAATGGAACAGGCGGTTCGCGAATTCAACGCCATGGCGAAACGCATTCCCGACAACTGGTATGTGCTAAAGGCCGGTACTATCAGCGCGGCCGAGATGCTGGGCCTGCAAGAGAGTATTGGCAGCCTGACAGAAGGCAAGCAGGCGGATATCGTTGCTGCGCCAGAGAACCCCATTGACGACATGTCACACATCGAATCGGTGAACTTCGTGATGAAGGGCGGCGTGGTCATTCGCAACAACTGA
- a CDS encoding TonB-dependent receptor encodes MDNLYIRSIRPIARGVALATALTQPLFSHLAVAQGPRAIEEVYVTARKREETLQDVPMAVSAMDGLKIEKAGIDDVGDLYTRVPGLFYTLGGGATPNSDFTYLSMRGVGFNGGLEPAVGVFIDGMYQPQVGFDLGFLDLARVEVLRGPQGTLFGRNTQAGALNMVTRDPGDSFEGLVELEADEHEDYRVRAAVSGPLSDTLAARLNVEARDAEGWSDNVTLNRKQNDAEGFSARGKLVWTPRESLEIKFIGDYSDREFGDLGYGAPINCDCTDVLHDFQQDDEKENTGLQMNIDWAITDTVALTSLTGYRSVDSISFYDPDSNVSDQTPLTLLPITESTTTPVVPIAVASEPITVAGTSHRTDLEQDFFSQELRLAGGADDLTWLAGLYYFEQKMKQGRKFDIGPGIPYLPLYIREDFTEDRDGWAVFGQASYTPTERMEVTLGARYSKENVDIGGERVLNVANASIFSFPKIGDEDYDNISGMASVSYDISDTMLTYVTVAMGWKAGGINRFPSRDNAILPYDDETSVNYEWGVKASSADGRFSANAALYWIDIEDQQLLTVVPDPQGATPITTIDNAASSSSRGIELELNGQFTEALGLEASYAYTDTEFDEYLQKDAAGNSVDRSGDHFEYVPENTFSATASYLFQMGGGATVEALLSYQYTDSFTSGSGSFNAPLGFLNENDSQSRWNARAVWNRDAWSATVYVENLTDELDYSLIDYGPFLPLDQATLYGKPREPRTFGVKVRYGF; translated from the coding sequence ATGGATAATCTGTACATCCGATCCATCCGCCCCATAGCGAGAGGCGTTGCGCTGGCCACGGCCCTTACCCAGCCGCTTTTCTCACACCTGGCGGTTGCCCAGGGGCCACGCGCCATTGAGGAAGTGTATGTCACAGCTCGCAAAAGGGAAGAGACCCTGCAGGATGTACCCATGGCAGTGTCCGCCATGGACGGTCTCAAGATAGAAAAGGCGGGCATTGATGATGTCGGCGATCTCTACACTCGGGTGCCGGGACTGTTCTACACCCTGGGCGGCGGCGCCACACCCAATTCGGACTTTACCTACCTCAGTATGCGCGGGGTGGGATTCAACGGCGGTCTCGAGCCGGCGGTCGGCGTATTCATCGACGGTATGTACCAGCCGCAGGTTGGATTTGACCTCGGTTTCCTCGATTTGGCGCGTGTCGAGGTGCTACGTGGCCCACAGGGCACCCTGTTCGGCCGCAATACACAGGCCGGCGCCCTGAATATGGTGACGCGCGATCCCGGCGATAGTTTCGAAGGGCTGGTAGAACTCGAGGCCGACGAACACGAGGATTACCGTGTGCGGGCGGCGGTTTCCGGCCCGCTCAGCGACACACTGGCCGCGCGCCTGAATGTGGAGGCGCGTGACGCCGAAGGATGGTCTGACAACGTCACACTGAACCGAAAGCAAAATGACGCCGAGGGCTTTTCCGCTCGTGGAAAGCTGGTCTGGACGCCGCGAGAATCCCTGGAGATAAAGTTTATCGGCGATTACAGCGACCGGGAGTTCGGCGACCTGGGATACGGAGCGCCGATCAACTGCGATTGCACTGACGTGCTGCACGATTTCCAGCAGGATGACGAGAAAGAGAACACAGGCCTGCAGATGAACATCGATTGGGCGATAACGGATACTGTGGCCCTGACGTCGCTGACCGGCTACCGCTCCGTGGATTCGATCAGTTTCTATGATCCCGACAGCAATGTCTCGGATCAGACCCCGCTGACACTTCTCCCGATAACCGAGTCCACCACAACGCCGGTGGTGCCAATTGCCGTGGCCTCCGAACCGATAACCGTGGCGGGAACCAGCCACAGAACGGATCTGGAACAGGACTTCTTCTCCCAGGAACTCCGTCTCGCCGGTGGTGCCGATGATTTAACCTGGCTGGCCGGTCTGTATTATTTCGAGCAGAAAATGAAACAGGGTCGCAAGTTCGATATTGGCCCCGGTATTCCATACTTACCATTGTACATCCGCGAGGACTTTACCGAAGACCGCGACGGATGGGCCGTATTTGGCCAGGCCAGCTACACCCCTACAGAACGTATGGAAGTAACTCTCGGCGCGCGGTACTCCAAAGAGAACGTAGACATCGGTGGTGAACGGGTGCTCAACGTGGCCAATGCCTCAATTTTCTCCTTTCCCAAAATCGGGGATGAAGACTATGACAATATCTCCGGGATGGCGTCGGTATCGTACGACATCAGCGACACCATGCTGACTTACGTGACGGTAGCCATGGGGTGGAAGGCCGGCGGTATCAATCGCTTTCCGAGTCGCGACAACGCGATCCTGCCCTATGACGACGAGACCTCAGTGAATTACGAATGGGGTGTGAAGGCATCTTCCGCTGACGGGCGATTCAGCGCCAATGCTGCATTGTACTGGATCGACATCGAAGACCAGCAGCTTCTCACAGTCGTCCCCGACCCCCAGGGTGCAACGCCGATCACCACCATCGACAACGCGGCATCCAGCAGCAGCCGCGGAATAGAACTGGAACTGAATGGACAGTTTACGGAAGCCTTGGGGCTCGAGGCCTCCTACGCCTATACCGATACGGAGTTCGACGAGTACCTGCAGAAGGATGCTGCCGGCAACTCCGTGGATCGCTCGGGCGATCATTTTGAGTACGTGCCTGAAAACACCTTCTCCGCCACCGCTTCCTACCTGTTCCAGATGGGCGGTGGGGCGACCGTCGAGGCGCTGCTGAGTTACCAGTACACTGATTCCTTCACCTCAGGATCTGGCAGCTTTAACGCGCCGCTGGGTTTTCTGAACGAAAACGATAGCCAAAGCCGCTGGAATGCTCGTGCCGTGTGGAACCGCGACGCCTGGAGCGCAACGGTCTATGTCGAAAATCTCACGGACGAGTTGGATTACAGCTTGATCGACTATGGGCCCTTTCTGCCTCTGGACCAGGCAACGCTCTACGGCAAGCCACGGGAGCCTCGCACCTTCGGGGTGAAGGTACGCTACGGCTTCTGA
- a CDS encoding gamma-glutamyltransferase — protein sequence MKRREFLGSVAAGTAALGLGGDSDPSFAANAYRPLPDNRTQALVEAAHFGRKLPASGSRGLAISTHPLASQAAVEILKEGGNAVDAACTAALTQTVVEPHMTTLTGVFSLQYFDARSGEISYLNASNNAPANFPVDQAQLGELGVMLRDGRGVTVPGFWAGIEAALGRFGTVPGSRVVAPAVQYARHGFSMHPFLWGEIFVSADKIGVSPEGREIFLPGGTLPKPGATLYQKRAADLLERLGDEGSDYFYRGGFAKRFSEKVQAAGGWITPEDFAEYEVIWQEPARSTYRGYDLLVAPDPDFGGVVFGEIMNMVEQMDIHRLGPAWDSGETTFKLMQIIADVGVQNVLDSYAGTTPSMAERLSKSRAQQRFQALGNGKPSNLLEVMDGAAVPPPGSNHLTVVDNDGNMATVLHSCMSYPWTNGLFVDGISICAAGAHYASGLPQPGKRINARISPHMFLKEGRCVLAGGSPSVSLLENITQNAINLLDFGMDIEAAVHKPRFGGNSMSYPGALMVETDMPESAFQLLQKSGAAVHRVNPWHWGMGSYDSIALAPENGMARACGDPRRTAMAIAV from the coding sequence ATGAAACGCAGGGAATTTTTGGGCAGCGTTGCTGCCGGTACCGCAGCGCTAGGGCTGGGTGGTGATTCGGACCCCTCCTTCGCGGCAAATGCTTATCGGCCATTGCCGGACAATCGCACCCAGGCTTTGGTAGAAGCTGCGCATTTCGGGCGCAAGTTGCCCGCCAGCGGAAGCCGGGGGCTTGCCATTTCGACACATCCCCTCGCAAGTCAGGCCGCTGTCGAAATATTGAAGGAAGGCGGGAATGCGGTGGACGCAGCCTGTACGGCGGCCCTGACCCAAACCGTTGTTGAACCGCATATGACGACACTCACCGGCGTCTTTTCGCTGCAGTACTTCGATGCCCGCAGTGGCGAGATCTCCTATCTGAATGCCAGCAACAACGCGCCCGCCAATTTCCCGGTGGATCAGGCGCAGCTGGGTGAGCTTGGCGTCATGCTGCGAGACGGGCGGGGAGTCACAGTGCCCGGTTTCTGGGCCGGCATCGAAGCGGCACTGGGACGATTCGGCACCGTACCAGGCAGTCGTGTGGTAGCGCCGGCTGTCCAGTATGCCCGCCACGGATTCTCAATGCATCCCTTCCTGTGGGGTGAAATATTTGTCTCCGCCGATAAAATTGGGGTTAGCCCCGAGGGGCGGGAGATATTCCTTCCCGGTGGAACCTTACCGAAACCTGGAGCCACGCTTTATCAGAAGCGGGCGGCGGATCTTCTTGAGCGCCTTGGGGATGAAGGCAGTGACTATTTCTATCGTGGTGGGTTCGCGAAAAGGTTTTCAGAGAAAGTACAGGCAGCCGGCGGCTGGATCACACCGGAGGACTTTGCCGAATACGAGGTCATTTGGCAAGAGCCCGCACGTTCCACCTATCGCGGCTACGATCTGTTGGTCGCTCCGGATCCGGATTTTGGCGGCGTCGTTTTTGGCGAGATCATGAACATGGTGGAACAGATGGATATTCACCGCCTGGGGCCTGCCTGGGATTCCGGCGAAACCACCTTCAAGCTGATGCAGATCATCGCGGATGTCGGTGTGCAGAATGTGCTCGATAGCTATGCCGGCACCACGCCATCAATGGCCGAGCGGCTTTCCAAGAGTCGCGCACAGCAACGGTTCCAGGCACTGGGAAACGGTAAGCCCAGCAATCTGCTTGAGGTCATGGATGGTGCGGCCGTGCCCCCGCCCGGCAGCAATCACCTCACGGTGGTTGACAACGATGGCAATATGGCGACGGTATTACACTCCTGCATGTCCTATCCCTGGACCAATGGCTTGTTTGTCGACGGCATCAGCATCTGTGCCGCGGGAGCTCACTATGCCTCCGGACTGCCGCAGCCGGGAAAGCGTATCAATGCCCGCATCAGCCCGCACATGTTTCTCAAGGAGGGCCGGTGCGTTCTGGCGGGTGGGTCGCCCAGTGTCTCCCTGCTGGAAAATATCACGCAGAATGCCATCAATTTGCTGGACTTCGGTATGGATATCGAGGCCGCGGTCCACAAGCCCCGCTTCGGCGGCAACTCCATGAGCTATCCCGGCGCATTGATGGTGGAAACCGACATGCCGGAAAGTGCTTTTCAGCTCCTGCAAAAATCTGGTGCGGCGGTGCATCGTGTCAATCCCTGGCACTGGGGGATGGGATCCTATGACAGCATCGCTCTTGCGCCCGAAAATGGCATGGCCCGCGCCTGTGGCGACCCACGGCGCACGGCCATGGCGATCGCTGTGTAG